A genomic window from Dechloromonas sp. A34 includes:
- a CDS encoding histone deacetylase, with protein sequence MKLYYTDVFVLPLPAGHRFPMEKYSRLRQALLAGGEFAADDFHLPHAATDQELARAHDPDYIRQVAAGQLSEKAQKAIGFPWSEGMVERSRRSAGATICACRNALVDGVSANLAGGTHHAFRDRGEGFCVFNDAAVAARAMQAEGRAERVLVIDCDVHQGNGTASILAGDDSIFTFSIHGARNFPFAKERSDHDIELPDGCADTAYLLRLDEGLDIAFDLARPDLVIYLAGADPYRDDRLGRLGLSIDGLAERDRRVFSRCQAHRTPVAIAMAGGYARNIDDTVAIHANTIRSAKSLLDVIR encoded by the coding sequence ATGAAGCTTTACTACACCGATGTCTTCGTACTACCCCTGCCAGCCGGGCACCGTTTTCCGATGGAAAAGTATTCCCGGCTCCGGCAGGCGCTGCTGGCCGGCGGCGAATTCGCCGCCGATGACTTCCATCTGCCGCACGCGGCGACCGACCAAGAACTGGCCCGCGCCCACGATCCCGACTACATCCGCCAGGTCGCCGCCGGCCAGCTCTCCGAAAAAGCTCAGAAGGCCATCGGCTTTCCGTGGAGTGAGGGGATGGTCGAACGCTCCCGCCGCTCCGCCGGCGCCACCATATGCGCCTGCCGGAATGCCCTGGTGGATGGCGTTTCGGCCAATCTTGCTGGTGGCACCCACCATGCCTTTCGCGATCGCGGCGAAGGCTTCTGCGTTTTCAACGACGCCGCCGTCGCCGCCCGCGCCATGCAGGCTGAAGGACGGGCCGAGCGGGTTCTGGTGATCGATTGCGACGTTCATCAGGGCAACGGCACAGCCAGCATCCTGGCCGGGGACGACAGCATCTTCACGTTCTCGATCCATGGCGCCCGCAATTTCCCGTTCGCCAAGGAACGAAGCGACCACGACATCGAATTGCCGGATGGCTGCGCCGACACCGCCTATCTGCTGCGCCTGGACGAAGGGCTCGACATCGCCTTCGACCTCGCACGTCCCGATCTGGTGATTTACCTGGCCGGCGCCGACCCCTACCGGGACGACCGCCTGGGCCGCCTCGGTCTCAGCATCGACGGCCTGGCCGAACGCGATCGCCGCGTCTTCAGCCGCTGTCAGGCGCACCGGACACCCGTCGCCATCGCCATGGCCGGGGGTTACGCCCGGAACATCGACGATACCGTGGCCATCCATGCCAACACCATCCGCTCGGCAAAATCGCTGTTGGACGTCATCCGCTGA
- a CDS encoding BtrH N-terminal domain-containing protein has protein sequence MMEFQHSQASHCESGVMSAMLRHHGLPISEPMAFGLSSALSFAYLPIIKINGLPLVSYRMPPKFIIKGLQKPLGLTMRFETFRDPVAGTRRLDELLADGEVVGMQTSVFFLPYMPEDLRFHFNAHNVLAYGRDAASGDYQLSDPVFETTVSCAGEALQKARFAKGALAPKGLLYYTTGKPSTPDWTKVIPKALKKTTRIMLDTPLPIIGVRGIRRLANAIEGLAAKNDPAQAKMFIGQVVRMQEEIGTGGGGFRFIYASFLQEAAELLARPRLNELSENLVDIGDEWREFALSAARMIRDREPLVPAALAAKLRQIAEREKAFFLDLRRAA, from the coding sequence ATGATGGAATTTCAGCACAGCCAGGCTTCCCACTGCGAAAGCGGCGTCATGTCGGCCATGCTGCGCCACCACGGCCTGCCGATCTCGGAACCGATGGCCTTCGGCCTCTCCTCGGCGCTGTCCTTCGCCTACCTGCCGATCATCAAAATCAACGGCCTGCCGCTGGTTTCCTACCGCATGCCGCCGAAGTTCATCATCAAGGGCCTGCAAAAGCCGCTCGGCCTAACCATGCGCTTCGAGACCTTCCGCGACCCGGTGGCCGGCACCCGGCGCCTCGACGAACTGCTGGCCGACGGCGAAGTGGTCGGCATGCAGACTTCGGTCTTCTTCCTGCCCTACATGCCGGAAGACCTGCGCTTCCACTTCAACGCCCACAACGTGCTGGCCTACGGCCGCGACGCAGCCAGCGGCGACTATCAACTGTCCGACCCGGTCTTCGAGACCACAGTCAGCTGCGCCGGCGAGGCGCTGCAAAAAGCCCGCTTCGCGAAGGGCGCACTGGCCCCGAAAGGCCTGCTCTATTACACCACCGGCAAGCCATCGACCCCGGACTGGACCAAGGTCATCCCCAAGGCCCTGAAAAAGACGACGCGCATCATGCTCGACACGCCGCTGCCAATCATTGGCGTGCGCGGCATCCGCCGGCTGGCCAACGCCATCGAAGGCCTGGCCGCCAAGAACGATCCGGCGCAGGCCAAGATGTTCATCGGCCAAGTCGTCCGCATGCAGGAAGAGATCGGCACCGGCGGCGGCGGTTTCCGCTTCATCTACGCTTCTTTCCTGCAGGAAGCTGCCGAACTGCTAGCCCGGCCGCGCCTTAACGAACTCTCGGAGAACCTCGTCGACATCGGCGACGAGTGGCGCGAATTCGCCCTTTCCGCCGCCCGCATGATCCGCGACCGCGAGCCCCTGGTCCCGGCCGCCCTGGCCGCCAAGCTGCGCCAGATCGCCGAGCGCGAGAAGGCATTCTTCCTCGACCTGCGCCGCGCTGCCTGA
- a CDS encoding tetratricopeptide repeat protein, with protein sequence MSQFAFDVSIEEFETKVLLPAQDVPVVVDFWAPWCEPCKALKPILEKLAEEYQGRFLLAMVNSDENPELAQHFGVRSIPSVKVLFQGQLVDEFNGALPESQIREFLDRFALPAAAGGNLREEAAALVADGKLEEALAKLVEASKAKPEDQAIQLDAVDVLIQLGRSDEAQQLLSGEYTQEAARANALRARLALAAGAADTAELEAKLAANPADHAIRLDLSRAYAAQSRFREAMEAALEVVVRDRFFEEGAGRKALLQLFEALGGSDQYDDLIREFRRKMSAALN encoded by the coding sequence ATGTCCCAATTTGCCTTTGACGTTTCCATTGAGGAATTTGAAACCAAGGTCCTGCTGCCGGCCCAGGACGTGCCGGTCGTCGTCGACTTCTGGGCGCCGTGGTGCGAACCCTGCAAAGCCCTGAAGCCGATACTGGAAAAGCTGGCCGAGGAATACCAGGGCCGCTTCCTGCTGGCCATGGTCAATTCCGACGAGAACCCGGAACTCGCCCAGCACTTCGGCGTGCGCAGCATTCCCTCGGTCAAGGTCCTGTTCCAGGGCCAGTTGGTCGATGAATTCAATGGCGCCCTGCCCGAAAGCCAGATCCGCGAATTCCTCGACCGCTTCGCGCTGCCCGCCGCGGCCGGCGGCAACCTGCGCGAGGAAGCCGCTGCCCTGGTCGCCGATGGCAAGCTCGAAGAAGCCCTCGCCAAGCTGGTCGAAGCCAGCAAGGCCAAGCCGGAAGACCAGGCCATCCAGCTCGACGCCGTCGACGTGCTGATCCAGCTCGGGCGCAGCGACGAAGCCCAGCAGCTGTTGTCCGGCGAATACACCCAGGAAGCCGCCCGCGCCAATGCCCTGCGAGCCCGCCTGGCGCTGGCCGCCGGTGCCGCCGATACGGCCGAACTCGAAGCCAAACTGGCCGCCAACCCGGCCGACCACGCCATCCGCCTCGACCTGTCCCGCGCCTACGCCGCGCAGAGCCGTTTCCGCGAAGCGATGGAAGCGGCGCTCGAAGTCGTCGTCCGCGACCGTTTCTTCGAGGAAGGCGCCGGCCGCAAGGCGCTGCTGCAACTGTTCGAAGCGCTCGGCGGTAGCGACCAGTACGACGACCTGATTCGCGAATTCCGCCGCAAGATGTCGGCAGCGCTCAACTGA
- a CDS encoding ABC transporter permease — translation MSPRLLALWLKETIALTRDKHGLLALFIMPTIFILVMTMALRDAFSPGTTIDVAYVVVDLDRSIHSQALIKRLDKGAAFRRLDSANDPDAAHQDILAKRQALALVLPKGFGERLLTPAGADGQPTEQLQLLIDPTLNPALQLAFRNQIMAALGGVRADELTVRAGKLFGLPTAATGTADKDWPDEIRSIAVRNDRSAQLPSSVQQNVPAWLIFAMFFVVIPVSSIFIIERQQGTLQRLRAMGLPFHLILAGKLLPFFLVNQVQAVMMVLVGIFVVPLFGSEALEIPDSLPLLLNWWAVSAAVSLAAVAWALLIASLARTSEQATIVGGIGNILMGAIGGIMVPKFIMPATMQKLAAISPMAWGLEGFHNVMLRHGSFADILPNLLQLLVFATLALLAAVWLNHRDFAAQS, via the coding sequence ATGTCACCCCGCCTGCTCGCCCTCTGGCTCAAGGAAACCATCGCGCTGACCCGCGACAAGCACGGCCTGCTGGCCCTCTTCATCATGCCGACCATTTTCATCCTGGTCATGACCATGGCGCTGCGCGACGCCTTCTCGCCGGGCACCACGATCGACGTCGCCTATGTCGTCGTCGATCTCGACCGGAGCATCCATTCGCAAGCCCTGATCAAGCGGCTCGACAAGGGGGCGGCCTTTCGGCGGCTGGACAGCGCCAACGATCCCGATGCCGCCCACCAGGACATCCTCGCCAAGCGCCAGGCGCTGGCCCTGGTCCTGCCCAAAGGTTTCGGCGAACGCCTGCTGACCCCGGCCGGGGCCGATGGCCAACCGACCGAGCAACTCCAGTTGCTGATCGACCCGACTCTGAACCCCGCCCTGCAGCTCGCCTTCCGCAACCAGATCATGGCCGCCCTCGGCGGCGTCCGCGCCGACGAACTGACCGTGCGCGCCGGCAAACTCTTCGGCCTGCCGACGGCGGCAACCGGCACGGCCGACAAGGACTGGCCCGACGAAATCCGCAGCATCGCGGTCAGGAACGACCGGAGCGCCCAACTGCCCTCCTCGGTGCAGCAGAACGTGCCGGCCTGGCTAATCTTCGCGATGTTCTTTGTGGTCATTCCGGTTTCCTCGATCTTCATCATCGAGCGCCAGCAGGGCACCCTGCAACGGCTGCGCGCCATGGGCCTGCCCTTTCATCTGATCCTCGCCGGCAAGCTGCTGCCCTTCTTCCTGGTCAATCAGGTGCAGGCGGTGATGATGGTGCTGGTCGGCATCTTCGTCGTCCCGCTGTTCGGCAGCGAAGCGCTGGAAATACCCGACAGCCTGCCGCTGCTCCTCAACTGGTGGGCGGTCTCGGCCGCCGTCAGCCTCGCCGCCGTAGCCTGGGCGCTGCTCATCGCCAGTCTGGCCCGCACCTCGGAACAGGCGACCATCGTCGGCGGCATCGGCAACATCCTGATGGGCGCCATCGGCGGCATCATGGTGCCCAAATTCATCATGCCGGCCACCATGCAGAAACTGGCCGCCATCTCGCCGATGGCCTGGGGGCTGGAAGGCTTCCATAACGTGATGCTGCGCCACGGCAGCTTTGCCGACATCCTGCCCAACCTGCTCCAGCTGCTGGTCTTTGCCACCCTCGCGCTGCTCGCCGCCGTCTGGCTCAACCACCGCGACTTCGCCGCCCAATCATGA
- a CDS encoding beta-ketoacyl synthase N-terminal-like domain-containing protein, which produces MSRPVYFTGSGLLCARGDSPAAVADALWTGDWASSQRRLGEREFPYFSLPLAEPNWLARAERAIGCIAAQLGPLHPGAPLFVASSSFQIGHFEQQGAPCDLPAANAEFSRTIADWLQLAGPRYSLSNACISGFSAIDAARSLIAAGQIDEAVIVGIELANNLTLAGFAAMELLSPSACRPFDARRDGLVLGEAVAALRLSATPGRWRIAGLCTGIDAYSMTGPDPEGGPLAAVIADCLHEAGLTPSDIELLKLQAAGSPGTDLAEANALRRVFAQAMPPLLSLKSALGHTLGASGIAEAAALIACLDSERIPATAGFADPDPEIGLQPTTTRCTAPVKRAMLNLVGFGGGLATMIVERR; this is translated from the coding sequence ATGAGCCGCCCGGTCTATTTCACCGGCAGCGGACTACTCTGCGCCCGCGGCGATTCGCCGGCGGCCGTCGCCGACGCCCTGTGGACGGGCGATTGGGCAAGCAGCCAGCGCCGGCTCGGCGAGCGCGAATTTCCCTACTTCAGCCTGCCGCTGGCTGAACCCAACTGGCTGGCCCGCGCCGAGCGGGCCATCGGCTGCATCGCCGCCCAGCTTGGCCCGCTGCATCCCGGCGCCCCGCTCTTCGTCGCCTCCTCGTCCTTCCAGATCGGCCATTTCGAGCAACAAGGCGCTCCCTGCGACCTGCCCGCCGCCAATGCCGAATTCAGCCGGACCATTGCGGACTGGCTACAACTCGCCGGGCCGCGCTACAGTCTGTCCAATGCCTGCATTTCCGGCTTTTCCGCAATCGATGCGGCACGCAGTCTGATCGCGGCCGGCCAGATCGACGAGGCCGTCATCGTCGGCATCGAGCTCGCCAACAATCTGACCCTGGCCGGCTTCGCCGCCATGGAGCTGCTCTCGCCGAGCGCCTGCCGGCCGTTCGACGCCCGCCGCGACGGCCTGGTCCTCGGCGAAGCGGTCGCCGCCCTGCGCCTCTCGGCCACGCCCGGCCGCTGGCGCATCGCCGGCCTGTGCACCGGGATCGATGCCTATTCGATGACCGGCCCCGATCCCGAAGGCGGCCCGCTGGCGGCCGTGATCGCCGACTGCCTGCATGAGGCAGGCCTGACGCCAAGCGACATCGAACTGCTCAAACTGCAGGCCGCCGGTTCGCCCGGCACCGACCTCGCCGAAGCCAACGCCCTGCGCCGGGTTTTCGCCCAAGCCATGCCGCCACTGCTCTCGCTCAAGTCGGCGCTCGGCCATACCCTGGGCGCCAGCGGCATCGCCGAAGCGGCCGCCCTGATCGCCTGCCTCGATAGCGAGCGAATTCCAGCCACCGCCGGCTTTGCCGATCCCGATCCGGAAATTGGCCTGCAACCGACCACGACACGCTGCACTGCCCCGGTCAAACGCGCCATGCTCAATCTGGTCGGCTTCGGCGGCGGGCTGGCCACGATGATCGTCGAGCGCCGATGA
- a CDS encoding phosphopantetheine-binding protein, which yields MNAALCLEIKALIVEACDKDCDPASITDDELLFGPEAPLQLDSLDALQVSMAIKKKYGLRLPDSKETRRILSSVANLAEHLDAWLARRA from the coding sequence ATGAACGCTGCCCTCTGCCTTGAAATCAAAGCCCTGATCGTCGAAGCCTGCGACAAGGATTGTGACCCAGCCAGCATTACCGACGACGAACTGCTGTTCGGCCCGGAAGCGCCGCTCCAGCTCGACTCGCTCGACGCCCTGCAAGTCTCGATGGCGATCAAGAAGAAATACGGGCTGCGCTTGCCGGACAGCAAGGAAACCCGCCGCATCCTGTCCAGCGTCGCCAACCTCGCCGAACACCTCGACGCCTGGCTTGCCCGGCGCGCATGA
- a CDS encoding ABC transporter ATP-binding protein — translation MLAIDGVSYRYRAAASEALQAVSLTIPAGGVYGLLGPNGAGKTTLISLLAGLLSTTNGRITLDDQPLAEARAANPRTIALVPQDYAFYPMLDVGENLGFFGGALGLSGSKLKAQIDSAIAFARLEQVVGKRAEQLSGGLRRRLNLAIGLLGQPQLLLLDEPTVGVDPQSRHFLLDSIAALPAAGTTVIYTSHYMEEVEAICQKIAIIDQGKVLAEGTLNDILRSAEPSLELHLGQPLPDAIATRYQAVAENTLKYRLRLPATAALPRLLDELAAAGCTVNNLNFGQHNLEQVFMQLTKRSLRD, via the coding sequence ATGCTGGCCATCGATGGCGTTTCGTACCGCTATCGCGCCGCCGCCAGCGAGGCGCTGCAAGCCGTTTCCCTCACCATCCCGGCCGGTGGCGTCTATGGCCTGCTCGGCCCGAACGGCGCCGGCAAGACGACGCTGATTTCGCTGCTCGCCGGCCTGCTGAGCACGACCAACGGCCGGATCACACTGGACGACCAGCCGCTGGCCGAAGCCCGCGCCGCCAATCCGCGGACCATCGCCCTGGTGCCGCAGGATTACGCCTTCTACCCGATGCTCGACGTCGGCGAGAACCTGGGCTTCTTCGGCGGCGCCCTCGGCCTGAGCGGGTCCAAGCTCAAGGCCCAGATCGACTCGGCCATCGCCTTCGCCCGCCTCGAACAGGTCGTCGGCAAGCGCGCCGAACAGCTGTCCGGCGGCCTGCGCCGGCGCCTCAACCTGGCCATCGGCCTGCTCGGCCAGCCGCAACTGCTGCTGCTCGACGAACCGACGGTCGGCGTCGATCCGCAGTCGCGCCACTTCCTGCTCGATTCGATCGCCGCCCTGCCCGCCGCCGGCACGACGGTGATCTACACCAGCCACTACATGGAAGAGGTCGAGGCCATCTGCCAGAAGATCGCCATCATCGACCAGGGCAAGGTCCTCGCCGAAGGCACCTTGAACGACATCCTGCGCAGCGCGGAACCTTCGCTCGAACTGCATCTCGGCCAGCCGCTGCCGGACGCCATCGCCACCCGCTACCAGGCGGTCGCCGAAAACACGCTGAAATACCGTCTCAGACTGCCCGCCACCGCCGCCCTGCCCCGCCTGCTCGACGAACTGGCGGCCGCCGGTTGCACGGTCAATAACCTGAACTTCGGTCAGCACAACCTGGAACAGGTATTCATGCAGCTGACCAAACGCTCCTTGCGGGACTGA